From Halanaeroarchaeum sulfurireducens, a single genomic window includes:
- a CDS encoding polysaccharide deacetylase family protein, which yields MSDEKGVFTISLDTELAWGTFDKGNVERYEEAYRNTPAVIDQLCDIFDEYEIPATWAIVSHLLEDCDGDHSDRTSPDLEWVDDWFGELPCASGMDKDLWYAPWLMDRLQDCETEQEIGLHGSTHMQLGADGCSRKQAEEEIKAAVETLQAHGVEPKSFVFPRNDVGHVDVLQEHGIKAYRGVDDRWYERGSIPNGVKPLLRFFYEAIRGTPPVVEPVDRDGVVEIPGSQVFRPSYDGWQYTPGESSVARAKKGLQRAVETGRVFHLWFHPFNLGHDIEQDLERVEQILESAANLCDDEKLACLPMRKVVSRKKYRL from the coding sequence ATGAGTGACGAGAAGGGCGTGTTCACGATCTCGCTGGACACCGAGCTTGCGTGGGGGACGTTCGACAAGGGAAACGTTGAGCGGTACGAGGAAGCCTACCGGAACACGCCGGCAGTCATTGATCAGTTATGCGATATCTTCGATGAGTATGAGATTCCAGCTACGTGGGCGATCGTTTCCCACCTGTTGGAGGACTGTGACGGAGACCATTCCGATCGGACGTCCCCGGACTTGGAATGGGTCGACGATTGGTTCGGCGAGCTGCCGTGCGCGAGTGGAATGGACAAGGACCTGTGGTACGCGCCGTGGTTAATGGACCGATTACAGGATTGTGAGACGGAGCAGGAGATCGGGCTACACGGCTCAACGCACATGCAGCTGGGAGCCGACGGTTGTTCGCGAAAACAAGCCGAGGAGGAGATTAAGGCTGCCGTCGAGACGTTGCAGGCGCACGGTGTAGAGCCGAAGAGTTTCGTATTCCCGCGCAACGACGTTGGGCACGTTGACGTGCTCCAGGAGCATGGAATTAAAGCCTATCGCGGCGTGGATGATCGATGGTACGAGCGCGGGTCTATTCCTAATGGCGTGAAACCGCTGCTACGGTTCTTTTACGAAGCAATTCGGGGAACACCACCCGTGGTTGAGCCAGTGGACCGTGATGGTGTGGTTGAGATTCCTGGGTCGCAAGTGTTCCGTCCCTCTTATGACGGCTGGCAGTACACACCTGGGGAGAGTAGTGTTGCGCGAGCGAAGAAGGGGCTGCAGCGTGCGGTGGAGACTGGCCGTGTGTTCCACTTATGGTTCCACCCGTTCAATTTGGGACACGATATTGAACAGGATCTGGAGCGAGTGGAGCAAATACTGGAATCCGCTGCCAATCTGTGTGATGATGAAAAGCTCGCGTGTCTGCCGATGCGGAAGGTGGTATCGCGAAAGAAGTACCGTCTGTAG
- a CDS encoding glycosyltransferase — protein sequence MFRWCIRSLGRWTFDQADVVFCYTETDKNLVRDLGVHSRIEVVPNGIDTERFTPEGPGSDLVKSDGPVVLFVGRLVEGKRPGIAIEASRPS from the coding sequence GTGTTCCGGTGGTGCATACGGAGCCTGGGCCGGTGGACGTTCGATCAGGCCGACGTGGTGTTCTGTTACACGGAGACGGACAAGAACCTGGTGCGGGACCTGGGCGTGCACAGTCGGATCGAGGTCGTGCCGAACGGGATCGACACCGAGCGGTTCACCCCGGAGGGTCCGGGGAGCGATCTGGTCAAGAGTGACGGTCCGGTGGTGCTGTTCGTCGGGCGGCTGGTCGAGGGGAAGCGCCCAGGGATCGCCATCGAGGCTTCTCGGCCGTCCTGA
- a CDS encoding integrase core domain-containing protein, with the protein MKLEQDDVARICKRVVDHDLDTQFVADQFEVSRRRVQQLAKEYRESDEIPTLDTPGRKPYAEYPADLEDRILELYQSLDLGAEAVSHVLRVRDGISIDTNRVHTILEEYEHVTENPKKQGRQRPWVRFERDYAGVTVHMDWYQNDRGDHVLGVEDDASRFVFDMIETDASSASKSVELLDTVREGFETNVPILEVITDHGSEFVNPHQDDRPDLDHAFESYLHEHDIRHSLCSVGRPQSNGKIERFFQTYEKQRWRFESLPAFLDFYNKERPHMSLKWDELETPYEAFDRLRPHPEAEIPDLFATEVSTDE; encoded by the coding sequence ATGAAGCTGGAGCAGGATGATGTTGCCCGGATATGTAAGCGAGTTGTTGATCATGACCTGGACACCCAATTCGTCGCGGATCAATTCGAGGTCAGTCGACGACGCGTCCAACAGCTGGCGAAGGAATACAGAGAATCCGACGAGATTCCAACCCTCGATACTCCAGGACGGAAGCCCTACGCCGAGTATCCAGCCGATCTCGAAGACCGGATTCTCGAACTCTACCAATCCCTTGATCTCGGTGCGGAGGCCGTCTCGCACGTTCTACGGGTGCGAGACGGCATCTCTATCGACACGAACCGTGTCCATACCATCCTGGAGGAGTACGAACACGTGACTGAGAATCCCAAGAAACAGGGCCGTCAACGGCCCTGGGTTCGATTCGAGCGAGATTACGCCGGTGTCACCGTCCATATGGATTGGTATCAGAACGACCGCGGTGATCACGTGCTCGGCGTCGAAGACGACGCCTCTCGGTTCGTCTTCGACATGATCGAGACGGATGCAAGCTCTGCCAGCAAAAGTGTCGAACTCCTCGACACCGTTCGTGAGGGGTTCGAGACGAACGTGCCAATCTTAGAAGTCATCACTGACCACGGCTCCGAGTTCGTTAACCCCCACCAGGACGACCGCCCCGACCTGGACCATGCGTTCGAGAGCTATCTCCATGAACATGACATCAGACACTCGTTGTGTTCGGTCGGGCGGCCACAATCCAACGGAAAGATCGAGCGGTTCTTCCAGACTTACGAGAAGCAACGCTGGCGGTTCGAGTCGCTTCCAGCATTCCTCGATTTCTACAACAAGGAACGACCGCACATGAGTCTCAAATGGGACGAGTTGGAGACTCCGTACGAGGCTTTTGACAGATTGCGTCCACATCCTGAGGCGGAGATTCCTGACCTCTTCGCAACCGAGGTGAGTACCGATGAGTGA
- a CDS encoding glycosyltransferase family 4 protein produces the protein MYGDGPLREELEVQVRELGIDASVTFQGHVPYDEMSAVYRSGDVLVLPSRAEGVPRTVLEAIASGARPVTSDFPQIRSIVASNGHLVDADSLEGMFDAISSALGDVEKGEAWQSVDEMEWERTVDRTTGSLESIVH, from the coding sequence CTGTATGGAGACGGGCCTCTACGGGAGGAACTCGAGGTGCAGGTTCGGGAGCTGGGGATCGACGCGTCGGTGACGTTCCAGGGCCACGTTCCCTACGACGAGATGTCGGCGGTGTATCGGAGCGGGGACGTGCTGGTGTTGCCGAGCCGGGCCGAGGGAGTGCCGCGGACGGTACTGGAGGCGATAGCGAGTGGGGCCCGGCCTGTAACGAGCGACTTCCCGCAAATCCGGTCGATCGTGGCATCGAACGGGCACCTGGTGGATGCAGATTCGTTGGAGGGTATGTTCGATGCGATTTCTTCGGCACTGGGGGATGTGGAGAAGGGGGAAGCGTGGCAATCGGTCGACGAAATGGAGTGGGAACGGACGGTCGATCGAACGACCGGATCTCTCGAATCGATCGTTCACTGA
- a CDS encoding SDR family oxidoreductase — MPTALVTGVAGFIGSNLATELLDRGYSVRGVDNFETGRKSNLEALHSDDEFSFYEGDVRNAEMMAELVDGVDYLFHQAAVPSVPRSVDDPVTSTDANCTGTATVLNAARNADVDTAVVASSSSVYGSSETLPKVETMPTNPESPYALSKYYTEKLAVQFSDLYDIDTVALRYFNIFGPRQDPNGEYAAVIPKFINLMLEGERPVIYGDGEQSRDFTYIDNAVEANILAAEGDVTGEVCNVACGDRVTVNELVEMLNDLLGTELEPKYDPPRPGDVRHSHADISKAEELLGYDPEVDFKEGLKRTVKYYN, encoded by the coding sequence ATGCCGACTGCACTCGTCACCGGTGTCGCAGGGTTCATCGGTTCGAACCTCGCAACCGAGCTTCTCGACCGAGGGTACTCCGTTCGCGGCGTCGACAACTTCGAAACCGGGCGAAAGAGCAATCTCGAGGCACTCCACAGCGACGACGAATTCTCCTTCTACGAGGGGGACGTCCGTAACGCCGAGATGATGGCCGAACTCGTCGACGGAGTGGACTATCTCTTCCATCAGGCCGCCGTCCCGTCGGTCCCCCGAAGCGTCGACGATCCCGTAACTTCGACGGACGCCAACTGCACGGGGACAGCAACCGTCCTGAACGCTGCTCGAAATGCCGACGTCGACACGGCCGTCGTCGCCTCGTCGTCGTCGGTCTACGGGTCCAGCGAAACGTTGCCAAAAGTGGAGACGATGCCGACGAATCCGGAATCTCCCTATGCTCTCTCGAAGTATTACACGGAGAAACTTGCGGTCCAGTTCAGCGATCTCTACGATATCGACACGGTCGCACTTCGCTACTTCAATATCTTCGGCCCCCGCCAGGATCCGAACGGGGAGTACGCAGCCGTCATCCCGAAATTCATCAATCTGATGCTCGAGGGCGAGCGGCCGGTCATTTACGGTGATGGAGAGCAGTCCCGCGACTTCACCTATATCGACAACGCAGTGGAGGCGAACATTCTCGCTGCAGAAGGCGACGTGACTGGTGAGGTGTGCAACGTTGCCTGTGGTGACCGGGTGACGGTGAACGAACTCGTCGAAATGTTGAATGATCTACTCGGTACTGAACTCGAACCGAAGTACGATCCCCCTCGTCCTGGAGACGTTCGCCACTCCCACGCAGACATCTCGAAGGCCGAAGAGTTACTGGGGTATGATCCGGAAGTCGACTTCAAAGAAGGGCTCAAACGGACCGTCAAGTACTACAACTAA
- a CDS encoding sulfatase family protein: protein MEVPQDAWGYIANKDELTDGELEILRSLYRAEIAYLEERIEEIVDLLKARGEWEDTLFIVRSDHGENIGDHGLMDHQYPLYDTLLHIPLFVHGGPFEDDQIDDLVQLVDFPATILDVLDSDAPEAREQFQGIAFHPVANETRDDAIAEYMAPQPSMEALEKRVGDFPESVYEDDRSPRAIRTDRWKLIRGSDGSIELYDTENDPGETTDLSEEREDIRQELGTKLDDWLTSFECADQTGYVVMREETKDRLEDLGYLQ, encoded by the coding sequence ATGGAGGTCCCACAGGACGCCTGGGGATACATCGCCAACAAAGACGAACTGACCGACGGAGAATTAGAAATCCTCCGTTCCCTCTATCGTGCCGAGATAGCCTACCTCGAAGAGAGGATCGAGGAAATTGTCGATCTTCTCAAGGCCAGAGGAGAGTGGGAAGATACCCTGTTCATCGTCAGGAGTGACCACGGAGAGAACATCGGTGACCACGGTCTGATGGACCATCAGTATCCGCTCTACGACACCCTCCTTCACATCCCGCTGTTCGTCCACGGCGGCCCCTTCGAGGACGATCAAATCGACGACCTCGTCCAGCTCGTCGACTTTCCGGCGACGATTCTCGACGTGCTCGACAGCGACGCCCCGGAGGCACGAGAGCAGTTCCAGGGAATCGCGTTCCATCCCGTCGCCAACGAAACACGCGACGATGCCATCGCCGAATACATGGCACCGCAGCCCTCGATGGAGGCCCTGGAGAAGCGCGTTGGCGATTTTCCGGAATCAGTGTACGAAGACGACCGTTCACCTCGAGCCATCCGCACCGATCGCTGGAAACTCATCCGAGGATCCGACGGCTCGATCGAACTCTATGACACCGAGAACGATCCCGGTGAGACCACTGACCTCTCGGAGGAAAGAGAGGACATACGCCAGGAACTCGGAACGAAACTCGACGACTGGCTCACTTCTTTCGAGTGCGCCGACCAAACGGGGTACGTGGTTATGAGAGAAGAAACGAAAGACCGACTCGAGGATCTCGGCTACCTTCAGTGA
- a CDS encoding alkaline phosphatase family protein — translation MTTVVLGLDGGCFELIQPWIDEGMLPTFSRLTEEGAAADMQSCLPPVTCPNWQCYATGTNPGKLGVFWWEAVDEAERKIENRSAAGDFDGTHYWRFFDGDTAVVNLPTSYPPSEIDGIHIAGGPGAEQTGYTYPESLEQELEEKYDYAVHPEKMSLLSGDDPDNKCVPEIYDLIDSRFDVLEDELERGEYGLIHVTVFYLNVLQHFYWDMDVVKQAWERIDERVSRVLEMDELEHFFVMSDHGSNEIETTFRINTWLEQHGYLQTEPSVSDYLHKAGITQERVRPVLAKLGVEWWARRLLPDRVQMLLPDDEGSVDKSAKGDVIDWDRSQAVASGQGPVYVLADDSAERERIVDELIADLEGVTDENRTPVFDQVLRGEDVYSGPHVDRGPDVVLNQAAGVHIEGKIGNDEVFGEPNKWNGENKDTGMFIGYGPAIDKTATLPDMHILDIAPTLLHLHGEDVPERMDGEVHKDIFDAESEPANRDISRVDVEVDIADSQTVKRDVTDRLEDLGYME, via the coding sequence ATGACGACGGTCGTACTCGGGCTGGACGGGGGCTGTTTCGAGTTGATCCAGCCGTGGATCGACGAAGGAATGCTCCCCACGTTTTCGAGACTGACAGAGGAGGGGGCGGCAGCGGACATGCAGAGCTGTCTGCCGCCGGTGACGTGTCCGAACTGGCAGTGCTACGCGACCGGAACGAACCCCGGGAAGCTCGGCGTGTTCTGGTGGGAAGCCGTCGACGAGGCCGAGCGGAAAATCGAGAACCGGAGCGCGGCCGGCGATTTCGATGGCACGCACTACTGGCGTTTTTTCGACGGCGACACCGCGGTTGTAAACCTCCCGACTTCGTACCCACCTTCGGAAATCGACGGAATCCACATCGCGGGTGGCCCTGGCGCCGAACAGACCGGCTACACGTATCCTGAATCGCTGGAACAGGAACTGGAAGAGAAGTACGACTACGCCGTTCACCCGGAGAAGATGTCCCTGCTGTCCGGCGACGACCCGGACAACAAGTGCGTTCCGGAAATCTACGATCTGATCGACTCCCGGTTCGACGTCCTGGAAGACGAACTTGAGCGTGGCGAGTACGGACTCATCCACGTAACCGTCTTCTATCTGAACGTTCTCCAGCACTTCTACTGGGACATGGATGTCGTGAAGCAGGCGTGGGAGCGAATCGACGAGCGCGTCAGTCGGGTACTGGAGATGGACGAGCTCGAGCACTTTTTCGTGATGTCCGACCACGGTTCCAACGAGATCGAAACGACGTTCCGGATCAACACGTGGCTAGAACAGCACGGCTACCTGCAGACCGAGCCGAGTGTCAGCGACTACCTCCACAAAGCGGGGATTACACAGGAGCGCGTCAGGCCGGTGCTCGCGAAGCTGGGCGTGGAGTGGTGGGCGCGGCGACTGCTCCCGGATCGCGTACAGATGTTGCTTCCCGATGATGAAGGATCGGTCGACAAAAGCGCGAAAGGCGACGTCATCGACTGGGACCGCTCACAAGCGGTCGCGAGCGGGCAGGGGCCCGTATACGTGCTCGCCGACGATTCTGCGGAGCGCGAGCGCATCGTCGACGAGCTGATTGCTGATTTGGAGGGGGTCACTGACGAGAACAGAACTCCGGTTTTCGACCAAGTGTTACGCGGCGAGGACGTGTATAGCGGCCCGCACGTGGACCGCGGACCGGATGTGGTTCTGAACCAGGCTGCCGGCGTTCACATCGAGGGGAAGATCGGGAACGACGAAGTGTTCGGCGAACCGAACAAGTGGAACGGCGAGAACAAAGACACGGGTATGTTCATTGGGTACGGGCCAGCCATCGACAAGACGGCCACGCTACCGGACATGCACATTCTCGACATCGCGCCGACCCTGCTCCACTTACACGGCGAGGATGTCCCTGAGCGAATGGATGGCGAAGTTCACAAGGACATCTTTGATGCGGAGTCGGAACCGGCGAACCGCGACATCTCGCGCGTCGACGTGGAGGTGGACATTGCGGATTCGCAAACGGTTAAGCGCGACGTAACCGACCGACTGGAGGACCTCGGTTACATGGAGTAG
- a CDS encoding RNA-guided endonuclease InsQ/TnpB family protein → MLETTRTYRAKIVNHPQVSDDLDECGHSASKLWNVARYHSEQEWDETGEIPSEADLKRELKDHERYSDLHSQSSQRVLEELAEAFNGWFKKRKNGDRDANPPGYRKRGDNHPRSTVTWKQNGIKHDSKHNQLRLSKGFNLKQHRSDFILAEYETRPDVTVEDIQQVRAVWNGDRWELHLVCKVEIPVEDAPGDNTAGIDLGIKNYLAIAYEDGDAELYPGNVLKQDKHYFTRDEYDTEGKNGPSRRALRTRQKLARRKNHFLHTLAKHIVEGCIDHEVGRIAIGDLSKIREDENGDSRNWGKRGNKKLHGWEFDRFTTLLEYKAEEHGILVDRTSERDTSKTCSCCGRKLDANRVERGLYVCESCGATMNADVNGAVNIRRKITQNPPTGDMSNGRLARPAVHLFNQTSGRFAPSEQVGCKP, encoded by the coding sequence ATGCTGGAGACAACTCGCACCTATCGAGCAAAAATCGTCAACCACCCCCAAGTGAGTGACGACCTCGATGAGTGCGGACACTCAGCATCGAAACTGTGGAACGTCGCCCGCTACCACTCCGAGCAAGAATGGGACGAAACTGGAGAGATTCCGTCGGAAGCCGACCTCAAGCGTGAATTAAAAGACCACGAACGCTACAGTGACCTCCATTCTCAGTCAAGTCAGCGCGTTCTCGAAGAACTCGCTGAGGCGTTCAACGGATGGTTCAAAAAGCGCAAGAACGGTGACAGAGACGCGAATCCACCCGGCTACCGCAAACGAGGCGACAACCACCCACGCTCCACCGTGACGTGGAAGCAGAACGGCATCAAGCACGATTCCAAACACAACCAACTCCGGCTGAGCAAGGGCTTCAACCTCAAACAGCACCGCTCGGACTTCATTCTCGCGGAATACGAGACGCGACCAGACGTGACCGTGGAGGACATCCAACAAGTTCGGGCCGTGTGGAACGGCGACCGTTGGGAACTCCACCTCGTCTGCAAGGTCGAAATTCCCGTTGAGGACGCACCCGGCGACAACACGGCGGGTATCGACCTCGGAATCAAAAACTACCTCGCCATCGCCTACGAGGACGGTGACGCTGAGTTGTATCCGGGGAACGTGCTGAAACAGGACAAGCACTACTTCACGCGCGACGAGTACGACACTGAAGGCAAGAACGGCCCGTCACGGCGTGCACTCCGCACTCGGCAGAAACTCGCGCGTCGGAAAAACCACTTCCTGCACACCCTCGCTAAGCACATCGTCGAGGGGTGTATCGATCACGAGGTTGGCCGCATCGCTATTGGCGACTTGAGCAAGATTCGTGAGGACGAGAACGGTGACTCTCGAAACTGGGGTAAACGTGGGAACAAGAAACTCCACGGCTGGGAGTTCGACCGCTTCACCACGTTGCTCGAATACAAGGCCGAAGAACACGGTATCCTCGTAGACCGAACGAGTGAGCGAGACACGAGCAAGACATGTTCGTGCTGTGGGCGAAAGCTCGATGCGAATCGTGTGGAGCGTGGCCTGTACGTCTGTGAATCGTGCGGAGCGACGATGAACGCAGACGTGAATGGTGCGGTGAACATTCGGAGAAAGATAACTCAGAATCCTCCTACGGGGGATATGAGTAACGGTCGTTTGGCACGGCCAGCAGTCCACCTGTTCAATCAAACCTCGGGGCGTTTCGCACCGAGCGAACAGGTTGGTTGCAAACCGTAA
- a CDS encoding nucleotide sugar dehydrogenase, with protein MEDEQTRVGVVGLGYVGLPLALAMHDAGYDVVGVDIDADKVEGLRAGESPVNDVTDEEVWTATRNGLTFTTDYSLLSDADGVSIAVPTPLRKTDTPDLSFVLDAAERLATVVPEDCTVVLESTVYPGATEGALADVLAENGATIGEDLYLAFSPERIDPGNEEYGPTDIPKVLGGVTEECGDRAQALYEPVFDEVVRVDSATEAELVKLLENTFRAVNIGLINELAQIAHELDVDIWDAIDAAETKPFGFMPFYPGPGLGGHCIPIDPFYLSWKANEHGVDTRFIDLADTVNREMPQHVVQRIVSQLNDHGTAVSTADVLIIGAAYKPDVSDTRESPAIDIVEGLTGWDATVDYHDPYVPALDIGETTYESVPLTDDRLRSADCVVIVTDHSPLDFDRIVEEASLVFDTRNATSHRDDEHVVRL; from the coding sequence ATGGAAGACGAGCAGACGCGTGTTGGCGTCGTCGGACTGGGGTACGTCGGTCTGCCGCTGGCCTTGGCGATGCACGACGCTGGCTACGATGTCGTCGGTGTCGATATCGACGCCGACAAGGTCGAAGGCCTCCGCGCCGGCGAGTCGCCGGTCAACGATGTCACCGACGAGGAAGTCTGGACGGCGACACGCAATGGGCTCACGTTCACTACCGACTACAGCCTTCTTAGTGACGCCGACGGTGTATCCATTGCCGTCCCGACACCGCTTCGGAAGACAGACACACCCGACCTCTCTTTCGTTCTCGACGCCGCAGAACGCCTCGCGACCGTCGTTCCAGAGGACTGCACCGTCGTCCTCGAAAGCACCGTCTACCCGGGCGCCACCGAAGGCGCCCTCGCGGACGTACTCGCGGAGAACGGCGCCACTATCGGCGAGGATCTGTACCTCGCGTTCTCCCCGGAGCGCATCGACCCCGGTAACGAGGAGTACGGCCCGACGGACATTCCGAAAGTCCTCGGCGGCGTCACTGAGGAGTGCGGTGACCGCGCGCAAGCCCTGTATGAACCCGTCTTCGACGAGGTCGTGCGCGTCGATTCCGCCACCGAGGCCGAACTCGTCAAACTCCTCGAAAACACGTTCCGCGCGGTCAACATCGGCCTCATCAACGAACTCGCGCAAATCGCCCACGAACTCGATGTCGACATCTGGGACGCCATCGACGCCGCCGAAACCAAGCCGTTCGGGTTCATGCCGTTCTACCCCGGACCAGGCCTCGGCGGCCACTGCATCCCTATCGACCCGTTCTACCTTTCCTGGAAGGCCAACGAGCACGGCGTCGACACGCGGTTCATCGATCTCGCTGACACCGTCAACCGCGAGATGCCTCAACACGTCGTTCAACGCATCGTCAGCCAGCTTAACGACCACGGAACCGCGGTTTCAACCGCCGATGTCCTTATCATCGGCGCCGCGTACAAACCTGATGTCTCCGACACCCGCGAATCCCCGGCTATCGACATCGTCGAAGGACTTACTGGCTGGGACGCGACCGTCGACTACCACGACCCCTACGTTCCAGCACTCGATATCGGCGAAACAACCTACGAGTCGGTTCCCCTCACCGACGACCGCCTCCGTTCCGCCGACTGTGTCGTTATCGTCACCGACCACTCGCCACTCGATTTCGACCGCATCGTCGAGGAGGCATCGCTCGTCTTCGACACACGGAACGCCACCAGCCACCGCGACGACGAGCACGTCGTCCGCCTCTAA
- a CDS encoding glycosyltransferase family 4 protein has product MTGSEEPRVFHLITRLLKGGAEAKTIATVRGLDDYAFTVGYGAEYDPGQVELLEREGVSTKRFSLIRHYNPVTAVPAVLSLARYLRRKEFDIVHTHSTEAGIIGRFAAALAGVPNIVHTVHGVPFADDRSDALNRFVLASERQAAKYTDRIVTNADVIADEYLERGIGTPDQYTTVYSGVDLDAFADADPVEDLPGERPRVVMVGRLADGKGHGVLLDAVESLKDFEGSVCVVGDGPLYESLVEDVEDRGLSDQVFLTGFRDDVPRVLATSDVLVLPSFREGTPRVITEAMASGLPVVATDIAGIPEQVEDGENGYLIPTGDSEALADRLERLVADKELRERMGARGLKGAERFSVGTMVDELDGLYKELLAEYRTRKPSRGEDDG; this is encoded by the coding sequence ATGACCGGTAGCGAGGAACCGCGCGTGTTCCACCTAATCACGCGCCTATTGAAGGGCGGCGCGGAAGCGAAGACGATCGCGACCGTCCGTGGTCTCGACGATTACGCGTTCACCGTCGGGTACGGCGCCGAGTACGACCCCGGTCAGGTCGAGCTATTGGAGCGCGAGGGGGTCTCGACCAAGCGCTTCTCGTTGATCCGACACTACAATCCCGTGACGGCGGTACCGGCGGTGCTGTCGCTAGCGCGATACCTCCGCCGCAAGGAGTTCGACATCGTGCACACTCATAGCACGGAAGCCGGCATCATCGGACGGTTTGCTGCAGCGCTCGCGGGCGTGCCGAACATCGTGCACACGGTGCACGGCGTGCCGTTCGCCGACGATCGGAGTGACGCGTTGAACCGGTTCGTGCTCGCCAGTGAGCGTCAGGCCGCAAAATACACTGACCGCATCGTTACGAACGCGGACGTCATTGCCGACGAATACTTGGAGCGCGGGATTGGGACGCCCGACCAGTACACGACCGTCTACAGCGGCGTGGACCTGGACGCGTTTGCGGATGCCGATCCTGTTGAGGATCTACCCGGAGAACGCCCACGCGTCGTCATGGTCGGCCGGCTCGCCGACGGTAAGGGTCATGGCGTGTTGCTGGATGCCGTTGAGTCGCTGAAGGACTTCGAGGGGTCAGTGTGCGTGGTCGGCGACGGCCCGCTGTACGAATCGCTCGTCGAGGATGTCGAGGACCGTGGGCTGTCCGACCAGGTGTTCCTCACCGGCTTCCGTGACGACGTCCCGCGAGTGCTCGCAACGAGTGACGTGCTCGTGTTGCCGTCGTTCCGGGAAGGCACGCCCAGAGTGATCACGGAAGCGATGGCCAGCGGATTGCCGGTGGTGGCTACCGACATTGCGGGGATTCCCGAGCAAGTAGAGGATGGGGAGAATGGGTACCTTATTCCGACTGGAGATTCCGAGGCGCTGGCCGACCGGCTTGAGCGTTTAGTGGCTGACAAGGAGCTACGCGAACGTATGGGTGCGCGTGGACTGAAGGGTGCCGAACGGTTTTCCGTGGGGACGATGGTCGACGAGCTGGACGGGCTGTATAAGGAGTTGCTGGCAGAATATCGGACTCGAAAGCCGTCGAGAGGAGAGGACGACGGTTAG
- a CDS encoding glycosyltransferase encodes MGMDICYLINQLAPGGAPTLLLDIVRQIDREDISFTVAFIEGDDTLVSDFEDAGAEVVSFDADFKFDPRALWRLFRFFRQRSFDIVHTHLPYAQTLGRLGSLIGEHGAVVSTQHNFQKHYHPITRNLEKATQPIDDTTVGVSKAVVEDFGGSTHSTDWRVIYNGADIESIRRKIKDSETDNLYETEGLSPDDHIILSVGRYVEQKRQKDIIRAIERRDMSSQLILVGWGPKESLLKETAKEYEIADRVTVTGRVSEVWPYYAVADTFVSASKLESFGIVFLEAMAADLPIIATEVPGAKEVLEQAESGVQSVPPGDILALAEVLEQSLNEPPTVDYTEAMEKFDIRKIASEHIELYEELQREI; translated from the coding sequence ATGGGTATGGATATCTGTTATCTAATAAATCAACTCGCGCCGGGTGGTGCTCCTACATTGTTACTTGATATTGTTCGACAGATTGATCGGGAAGATATATCGTTTACAGTCGCATTTATTGAAGGAGATGATACATTAGTGTCTGACTTCGAAGATGCCGGTGCAGAAGTCGTATCCTTCGATGCTGATTTCAAGTTTGATCCGCGTGCGCTGTGGCGTCTCTTTCGATTTTTCCGGCAGCGATCGTTTGATATTGTTCATACGCACCTTCCTTACGCCCAAACGTTAGGCCGACTCGGATCTCTCATCGGAGAACATGGTGCAGTAGTGAGTACACAGCATAATTTTCAGAAGCATTACCACCCAATCACTCGGAACTTAGAGAAGGCAACTCAGCCGATTGACGACACAACCGTCGGTGTCTCGAAAGCAGTCGTTGAGGACTTCGGTGGTTCCACACACAGTACTGATTGGCGCGTCATCTATAATGGCGCGGATATCGAATCCATAAGACGAAAAATTAAAGATTCAGAAACAGACAATTTATACGAGACTGAGGGACTATCACCTGATGATCATATCATCCTTAGTGTTGGTCGATATGTCGAACAAAAACGTCAAAAAGATATAATTCGTGCTATCGAGAGACGAGACATGTCCTCTCAATTAATTCTCGTAGGCTGGGGCCCAAAAGAGAGTTTATTAAAAGAGACCGCAAAAGAATATGAAATCGCTGATCGCGTCACGGTCACTGGAAGAGTATCCGAGGTCTGGCCGTATTACGCTGTGGCAGATACCTTTGTCTCAGCATCAAAATTAGAGAGTTTTGGAATCGTTTTTCTTGAAGCAATGGCAGCCGATTTACCGATTATTGCCACAGAGGTCCCTGGGGCGAAGGAAGTACTTGAACAAGCAGAGAGTGGTGTTCAATCTGTTCCTCCCGGCGATATTCTTGCTCTTGCTGAGGTACTTGAGCAGTCTCTAAACGAGCCACCTACCGTCGATTATACTGAGGCAATGGAAAAGTTTGACATACGTAAAATAGCTTCAGAGCATATTGAACTGTACGAAGAACTGCAACGTGAGATATGA